From Vitis vinifera cultivar Pinot Noir 40024 chromosome 5, ASM3070453v1, the proteins below share one genomic window:
- the LOC100243032 gene encoding E3 ubiquitin-protein ligase UPL6 isoform X2 has protein sequence MFFSGDSSTRKRVDLGGRSSKERDRQKLLEQTRLERNRRWWLRQQNSAALRIQKCFRGRKAVEAEHAKVREQFFTTYGRHCQNVDRHSFGPDSEFLRQLLFFFDARNVGDFSALVETCRLLQNFVRDSGDAVNLFAGMDYSSKNALVDYRVKQLAYACIQAVHQNRNQFKGQLLMTSDEPSSPTILLLEAVVMLLDSKLPWVCKIVGHLLQRNTYSLLREIVLTAKESVETYSTGRVPSLECLLTILISHVGQNHCICPIIDPRWSFSSQILTIPFLWALFPYLKEVFMRRGLSEHYIHQMALCVQNHTNVLPDDISADFPGYACLLGNILETASVFFSQPDCSLDMAIDIAAVMTFLLQALPPMKSSNRESKENSSGGEDEMAVGDEIMEKVVSRDLEQQISNAIDPRFLLQLTNALFGGISLINHLCEEGPDDREVAAIGAACAFLHVTFNILPLERIMTVLAYRTELVPLLWKFIKRCHENQKWSSLSEQLAYLSGDMPGWQLPLAVFCPVYKHMLTIVDNEEFYEQEKPLSLSDIRCLIVILRQALWQLLWVNPAMPPNLMKPAPEVTSHRGHPIEFTQQRVSIVTAELLSQLQDWNNRRQFAPPSYFHADAVNEYFISQAVIENTRAYTILKQAPFLVPFTSRVKIFTSQLAAARQRDGSHSVFTRNRFRIRRDHILEDAFNQLSVLSEDDLRGLIRISFVNEFGVEEAGIDGGGIFKDFMENITRAAFDVQYGLFKETADHLLYPNPGSGMIHEQHLQFFHFLGTVLGKAMFEGILVDIPFATFFLSKLKQKHNYLNDLPSLDPELYRHLIFLKHFEGDLSELELYFVIVNNEYGEQTEEELLPGGKNIRVTNENVITFIHLIANHRLNFQIRQQSTHFLRGFQQLIQRDWIEMFDEHELQLLISGSLDGLDVDDLRSNTNYAGGYHSEHYVIETFWEVLKSFTLENQMKFLKFVTGCSRGPLLGFKYLEPLFCIQRAAGSASEEALDRLPTSATCMNLLKLPPYRSKEQMATKLLYAINADAGFDLS, from the exons GCATTCTTTTGGTCCAGACTCAGAGTTCCTCCGCCAGTTACTCTTTTTCTTTGATGCACGAAATGTTGGTGATTTTTCAGCTCTCGTGGAGACATGTCGACTACTTCAGAATTTTGTTCGAGATAGCG GGGATGCTGTGAACCTGTTTGCAGGCATGGATTATTCATCCAAGAATGCTCTGGTTGATTACAGGGTGAAGCAACTTGCATATGCTTGTATCCAGGCTGTTCATCAGAATAG GAATCAATTCAAGGGGCAACTTTTGATGACATCTGATGAGCCCAGTTCACCTACAATTCTATTGCTAGAGGCAGTAGTTATGTTATTAGATTCAAAACTTCCATGGGTTTGTAAGATAGTTGGCCATCTCTTGCAGAGAAATACATACTCCCTCTTGAGAGAGATTGTACTTACTGCAAAG GAAAGTGTGGAAACTTATTCCACTGGGAGAGTACCTTCACTGGAATGTCTGCTTACCATTCTTATTTCTCACGTTGGTCAGAACCACTGTATCTGTCCAATTATAGATCCACGGTGGAGTTTCTCATCTCAGATTCTAACAATTCCTTTCTTGTGGGCGCTTTTCCCATACTTAAAAGAG GTTTTTATGAGACGGGGCTTGAGCGAACATTACATCCATCAGATGGCATTGTGTGTGCAAAATCATACTAATGTTCTACCTGATGATATCTCAGCCGATTTTCCAGGTTATGCATGTCTTCTTGGAAATATATTGGAAACTGCTTCAGTGTTCTTTTCTCAGCCTGACTGCTCATTGGACATG GCTATAGACATTGCAGCTGTCATGACATTTTTGTTACAGGCACTTCCTCCAATGAAATCATCAAATAGAGAAAgtaaagaaa ATTCCTCAGGAGGTGAGGATGAAATGGCTGTGGGTGATGAAATAATGGAAAAAGTTGTGAGCAGGGATTTGGAACAACAAATATCCAATGCAATAGATCCGCGTTTTCTTCTGCAACTG ACAAATGCTCTATTTGGAGGGATTTCACTCATCAATCATTTGTGTGAAGAAGGGCCAGATGATAGAGAGGTGGCAGCTATTGGTGCTGCTTGTGCTTTTCTGCATGTTACTTTCAACATTTTACCTCTTGAGCGTATTATGACCGTACTAGCTTACAGAACTGAACTTGTTCCACTGCTTTGGAAATTTATAAAGCGATGCCATGAGAACCAAAAATGGTCATCTTTGTCGGAGCAGTTAGCTTATCTGTCAGGAGATATGCCTGGATGGCAATTACCTCTAGCTGTTTTCTGCCCTGTGTATAA GCACATGCTTACAATAGTTGACAATGAAGAATTCTATGAGCAGGAGAAACCACTATCACTGTCGGATATCAGATGCTTAATTGTTATTTTGAGACAG GCCTTATGGCAGCTCCTATGGGTGAATCCTGCCATGCCCCCTAACCTAATGAAACCTGCCCCTGAGGTCACCTCTCATAGGGGGCACCCCATAGAATTCACTCAACAGAGGGTTAGCATTGTAACTGCTGAGCTACTCTCTCAG TTGCAAGATTGGAACAATAGGAGGCAATTTGCACCTCCCAGTTACTTTCATGCTGATGCTGTCAATGAGTATTTTATTTCTCAG GCTGTGATAGAAAACACCAGAGCATATACTATATTGAAACAAGCTCCATTCTTGGTGCCATTTACAAGCAGAGTTAAAATATTTACT TCACAGTTAGCAGCAGCAAGGCAAAGGGATGGGTCTCATTCTGTTTTTACTAGAAACCGATTTAGAATTCGGCGGGATCATATCCTTGAAGATGCTTTTAATCAATTGAGTGTGTTGTCTGAAGATGATCTTCGAGGATTG ATCCGAATATCATTTGTCAATGAATTTGGAGTTGAGGAGGCTGGTATTGATGGTGGTGGGATTTTCAAGGATTTCATGGAAAACATTACACGAGCAGCTTTTGACGTGCAGTATGGGTTGTTTAAG GAAACAGCTGATCACCTACTCTACCCAAATCCTGGGTCAGGAATGATACACGAACAGCATCTCcagtttttccattttcttggaACTGTTCTTGGGAAG GCCATGTTTGAAGGGATTCTTGTGGATATACCATTTGCAACATTCTTTTTGAGCAAATTAAAACAAAA GCACAACTATTTGAATGATTTGCCTTCATTGGACCCAGAATTATACCGCCACCTTATTTTCTTAAAG CATTTTGAAGGTGACTTATCAGAATTGgaactttattttgttattgtAAATAATGAATACGGGGAACAAACAGAGGAGGAGCTGCTTCCTGGAGGAAAAAATATCCGTGTTACTAATGAGAATGTCATCACATTTATTCATCTTATAGCAAACCATCGTTTGAATTTTCAG ATACGTCAGCAAAGTACTCATTTCTTGAGGGGTTTTCAGCAACTTATACAAAGAGATTGGATTGAAATGTTTGATGAGCATGAACTTCAG cttCTGATATCAGGTTCACttgatggcttggatgttgaTGACCTACGATCTAATACCAATTATGCTGGTGGCTATCATAGT GAACACTATGTCATTGAGACGTTCTGGGAAGTTCTCAAAAGTTTTACCTTGGAAAATCAGATGAAGTTTCTAAA GTTTGTGACCGGGTGCTCTCGAGGCCCACTGCTTGGATTCAAATACCTTGAGCCTTTATTTTGCATACAAAG GGCTGCTGGTAGTGCTTCTGAAGAAGCTCTTGACCGGTTACCAACATCTGCTACTTGCATGAATCTCTTAAAGCTTCCACCATACAGAAG CAAAGAACAAATGGCAACAAAATTGTTGTATGCGATAAATGCGGATGCGGGTTTTGATTTGAGCTGA
- the LOC100243032 gene encoding E3 ubiquitin-protein ligase UPL6 isoform X1 encodes MFFSGDSSTRKRVDLGGRSSKERDRQKLLEQTRLERNRRWWLRQQNSAALRIQKCFRGRKAVEAEHAKVREQFFTTYGRHCQNVDRHSFGPDSEFLRQLLFFFDARNVGDFSALVETCRLLQNFVRDSGDAVNLFAGMDYSSKNALVDYRVKQLAYACIQAVHQNRNQFKGQLLMTSDEPSSPTILLLEAVVMLLDSKLPWVCKIVGHLLQRNTYSLLREIVLTAKESVETYSTGRVPSLECLLTILISHVGQNHCICPIIDPRWSFSSQILTIPFLWALFPYLKEVFMRRGLSEHYIHQMALCVQNHTNVLPDDISADFPGYACLLGNILETASVFFSQPDCSLDMAIDIAAVMTFLLQALPPMKSSNRESKENSSGGEDEMAVGDEIMEKVVSRDLEQQISNAIDPRFLLQLTNALFGGISLINHLCEEGPDDREVAAIGAACAFLHVTFNILPLERIMTVLAYRTELVPLLWKFIKRCHENQKWSSLSEQLAYLSGDMPGWQLPLAVFCPVYKHMLTIVDNEEFYEQEKPLSLSDIRCLIVILRQALWQLLWVNPAMPPNLMKPAPEVTSHRGHPIEFTQQRVSIVTAELLSQLQDWNNRRQFAPPSYFHADAVNEYFISQAVIENTRAYTILKQAPFLVPFTSRVKIFTSQLAAARQRDGSHSVFTRNRFRIRRDHILEDAFNQLSVLSEDDLRGLIRISFVNEFGVEEAGIDGGGIFKDFMENITRAAFDVQYGLFKETADHLLYPNPGSGMIHEQHLQFFHFLGTVLGKAMFEGILVDIPFATFFLSKLKQKHNYLNDLPSLDPELYRHLIFLKHFEGDLSELELYFVIVNNEYGEQTEEELLPGGKNIRVTNENVITFIHLIANHRLNFQIRQQSTHFLRGFQQLIQRDWIEMFDEHELQLLISGSLDGLDVDDLRSNTNYAGGYHSEHYVIETFWEVLKSFTLENQMKFLKFVTGCSRGPLLGFKYLEPLFCIQRAAGSASEEALDRLPTSATCMNLLKLPPYRRFVSLSSAQLKQVLMPKPNMEKKIIKEKRSVIDELA; translated from the exons GCATTCTTTTGGTCCAGACTCAGAGTTCCTCCGCCAGTTACTCTTTTTCTTTGATGCACGAAATGTTGGTGATTTTTCAGCTCTCGTGGAGACATGTCGACTACTTCAGAATTTTGTTCGAGATAGCG GGGATGCTGTGAACCTGTTTGCAGGCATGGATTATTCATCCAAGAATGCTCTGGTTGATTACAGGGTGAAGCAACTTGCATATGCTTGTATCCAGGCTGTTCATCAGAATAG GAATCAATTCAAGGGGCAACTTTTGATGACATCTGATGAGCCCAGTTCACCTACAATTCTATTGCTAGAGGCAGTAGTTATGTTATTAGATTCAAAACTTCCATGGGTTTGTAAGATAGTTGGCCATCTCTTGCAGAGAAATACATACTCCCTCTTGAGAGAGATTGTACTTACTGCAAAG GAAAGTGTGGAAACTTATTCCACTGGGAGAGTACCTTCACTGGAATGTCTGCTTACCATTCTTATTTCTCACGTTGGTCAGAACCACTGTATCTGTCCAATTATAGATCCACGGTGGAGTTTCTCATCTCAGATTCTAACAATTCCTTTCTTGTGGGCGCTTTTCCCATACTTAAAAGAG GTTTTTATGAGACGGGGCTTGAGCGAACATTACATCCATCAGATGGCATTGTGTGTGCAAAATCATACTAATGTTCTACCTGATGATATCTCAGCCGATTTTCCAGGTTATGCATGTCTTCTTGGAAATATATTGGAAACTGCTTCAGTGTTCTTTTCTCAGCCTGACTGCTCATTGGACATG GCTATAGACATTGCAGCTGTCATGACATTTTTGTTACAGGCACTTCCTCCAATGAAATCATCAAATAGAGAAAgtaaagaaa ATTCCTCAGGAGGTGAGGATGAAATGGCTGTGGGTGATGAAATAATGGAAAAAGTTGTGAGCAGGGATTTGGAACAACAAATATCCAATGCAATAGATCCGCGTTTTCTTCTGCAACTG ACAAATGCTCTATTTGGAGGGATTTCACTCATCAATCATTTGTGTGAAGAAGGGCCAGATGATAGAGAGGTGGCAGCTATTGGTGCTGCTTGTGCTTTTCTGCATGTTACTTTCAACATTTTACCTCTTGAGCGTATTATGACCGTACTAGCTTACAGAACTGAACTTGTTCCACTGCTTTGGAAATTTATAAAGCGATGCCATGAGAACCAAAAATGGTCATCTTTGTCGGAGCAGTTAGCTTATCTGTCAGGAGATATGCCTGGATGGCAATTACCTCTAGCTGTTTTCTGCCCTGTGTATAA GCACATGCTTACAATAGTTGACAATGAAGAATTCTATGAGCAGGAGAAACCACTATCACTGTCGGATATCAGATGCTTAATTGTTATTTTGAGACAG GCCTTATGGCAGCTCCTATGGGTGAATCCTGCCATGCCCCCTAACCTAATGAAACCTGCCCCTGAGGTCACCTCTCATAGGGGGCACCCCATAGAATTCACTCAACAGAGGGTTAGCATTGTAACTGCTGAGCTACTCTCTCAG TTGCAAGATTGGAACAATAGGAGGCAATTTGCACCTCCCAGTTACTTTCATGCTGATGCTGTCAATGAGTATTTTATTTCTCAG GCTGTGATAGAAAACACCAGAGCATATACTATATTGAAACAAGCTCCATTCTTGGTGCCATTTACAAGCAGAGTTAAAATATTTACT TCACAGTTAGCAGCAGCAAGGCAAAGGGATGGGTCTCATTCTGTTTTTACTAGAAACCGATTTAGAATTCGGCGGGATCATATCCTTGAAGATGCTTTTAATCAATTGAGTGTGTTGTCTGAAGATGATCTTCGAGGATTG ATCCGAATATCATTTGTCAATGAATTTGGAGTTGAGGAGGCTGGTATTGATGGTGGTGGGATTTTCAAGGATTTCATGGAAAACATTACACGAGCAGCTTTTGACGTGCAGTATGGGTTGTTTAAG GAAACAGCTGATCACCTACTCTACCCAAATCCTGGGTCAGGAATGATACACGAACAGCATCTCcagtttttccattttcttggaACTGTTCTTGGGAAG GCCATGTTTGAAGGGATTCTTGTGGATATACCATTTGCAACATTCTTTTTGAGCAAATTAAAACAAAA GCACAACTATTTGAATGATTTGCCTTCATTGGACCCAGAATTATACCGCCACCTTATTTTCTTAAAG CATTTTGAAGGTGACTTATCAGAATTGgaactttattttgttattgtAAATAATGAATACGGGGAACAAACAGAGGAGGAGCTGCTTCCTGGAGGAAAAAATATCCGTGTTACTAATGAGAATGTCATCACATTTATTCATCTTATAGCAAACCATCGTTTGAATTTTCAG ATACGTCAGCAAAGTACTCATTTCTTGAGGGGTTTTCAGCAACTTATACAAAGAGATTGGATTGAAATGTTTGATGAGCATGAACTTCAG cttCTGATATCAGGTTCACttgatggcttggatgttgaTGACCTACGATCTAATACCAATTATGCTGGTGGCTATCATAGT GAACACTATGTCATTGAGACGTTCTGGGAAGTTCTCAAAAGTTTTACCTTGGAAAATCAGATGAAGTTTCTAAA GTTTGTGACCGGGTGCTCTCGAGGCCCACTGCTTGGATTCAAATACCTTGAGCCTTTATTTTGCATACAAAG GGCTGCTGGTAGTGCTTCTGAAGAAGCTCTTGACCGGTTACCAACATCTGCTACTTGCATGAATCTCTTAAAGCTTCCACCATACAGAAGGTTTGTCTCACTATCCTCTGCACAGCTGAAACAAGTTCTTATGCCAAAGCctaacatggaaaaaaaaattataaaagaaaaaagatcaGTAATAGATGAGCTTGCATAG